In the genome of Pelobacter seleniigenes DSM 18267, one region contains:
- the glyS gene encoding glycine--tRNA ligase subunit beta: MSAELFLELGTEELPAGFIPRALQDLKDLLSQELANARVTFGTIRTFATPRRLAISIMDVAARQQRQELEITGPPARIAYDEAGKPTKAAEGFARTNGVSVDELQTVTTEKGEYLFLSKVIEGGETSVELPEILHRVVSRISFKKSMRWKDLDVRFARPMHWIVALYGGEVVPFCFGELHSGRVSRGHRFMAPEEFTVSGVDDYLRKAEQHHVIPEIEKRRQLIEMQLAELSLELGGRINPDEELLEEVSFLVESPQALAGTIDERFLQLPDELLITSMREHQRYFTLVDDNNKLMPHFITIANTHAIDPAVVVAGNERVLKARLSDAMFFWQEDQKKTLESRLEPLKKVVYQAKLGTSYEKIERFRQIAAGLAQQFAPDVVALTERAATLAKCDLETGMVYEFPELQGVMGREYALLEGNDPRVAKAIYEHYLPIQAGGDLPSDDVGAFVSIADKIDTICGCFSVGLIPTGTADPYALRRSAIGILAIILERGYGISIPALVAESVGLLKAKQQRPEAEITSDVCEFIRLRLVNMMTGQGYAGDIVEAVLSASFTEPVEALKRIEALSTLKQREDFEALKVAFKRVGNIIKEGFDQPVDPQLLTDEREQELFSELQKTEARVQELVADRDYLQALEVVAGLRPPVDAFFDGVMVMVKDEAVKNNRLALLTKIAGLFKGVADFSRLA, from the coding sequence ATGTCTGCTGAACTGTTTCTCGAATTGGGAACTGAAGAATTACCGGCCGGATTTATCCCGCGAGCCCTGCAGGATCTTAAGGATCTGTTGTCTCAGGAGTTGGCAAATGCACGGGTGACCTTCGGTACGATCCGTACTTTTGCCACTCCCCGCCGTTTGGCCATTTCGATTATGGATGTCGCTGCCCGCCAGCAACGTCAAGAGCTTGAGATAACTGGCCCACCGGCGCGGATTGCTTACGACGAAGCCGGCAAGCCGACCAAAGCCGCGGAAGGTTTTGCGCGGACTAACGGGGTCAGTGTCGATGAGTTGCAAACCGTGACCACCGAAAAAGGGGAATACCTGTTTCTTTCCAAGGTGATTGAAGGTGGGGAGACCAGCGTAGAACTGCCCGAAATCCTGCATCGAGTGGTCAGCCGGATCAGTTTTAAAAAGTCGATGCGCTGGAAAGATCTCGATGTCCGGTTTGCGCGTCCCATGCACTGGATTGTCGCCCTTTATGGCGGCGAAGTGGTTCCGTTCTGCTTCGGTGAACTGCACAGCGGTCGGGTTTCCCGCGGTCATCGCTTCATGGCGCCGGAAGAATTTACCGTCAGCGGGGTGGATGATTATCTGCGCAAAGCCGAGCAGCACCATGTCATTCCTGAAATTGAGAAACGCCGCCAATTGATCGAAATGCAGCTGGCTGAGTTGTCCCTGGAGCTGGGTGGTCGCATCAATCCCGATGAGGAACTGCTGGAGGAGGTCAGTTTTCTGGTGGAGTCTCCGCAGGCGTTGGCCGGGACTATTGACGAGCGTTTTTTGCAGTTGCCCGATGAACTGCTGATTACCAGTATGCGCGAGCATCAGCGTTATTTCACCCTGGTTGATGACAATAACAAGCTGATGCCACACTTTATTACCATTGCCAACACTCATGCCATAGATCCCGCAGTGGTCGTCGCTGGCAATGAGCGGGTCCTAAAGGCACGGCTGTCCGATGCCATGTTCTTCTGGCAGGAAGATCAGAAAAAAACATTGGAATCCAGGCTTGAGCCGCTTAAAAAAGTCGTTTATCAAGCCAAACTCGGAACCAGTTACGAAAAAATTGAACGCTTCCGCCAGATTGCTGCGGGTCTTGCACAACAGTTTGCTCCTGATGTCGTTGCGCTGACCGAGCGCGCCGCGACTCTCGCCAAGTGTGACCTTGAAACCGGGATGGTTTATGAATTTCCGGAGCTGCAAGGGGTTATGGGGCGTGAATACGCACTGCTCGAAGGGAATGATCCCCGCGTCGCCAAAGCGATCTATGAACACTACTTGCCCATTCAGGCAGGTGGTGATTTGCCGAGCGACGATGTTGGGGCTTTTGTCTCCATCGCCGATAAGATTGATACCATCTGTGGTTGCTTCAGCGTCGGCCTGATCCCGACCGGCACCGCCGATCCCTACGCTTTACGGCGCTCCGCCATCGGTATCCTCGCCATTATTCTGGAACGGGGTTATGGGATTTCCATTCCGGCACTGGTGGCCGAGAGTGTTGGCCTGCTCAAGGCAAAACAGCAACGGCCGGAAGCGGAGATCACCAGTGATGTCTGTGAGTTCATCCGCTTGCGGTTGGTCAATATGATGACCGGCCAGGGCTATGCAGGGGATATTGTCGAAGCCGTCCTCAGTGCCAGTTTTACTGAGCCGGTTGAAGCGCTCAAACGGATCGAGGCTCTCTCCACGCTGAAGCAGCGGGAAGATTTTGAAGCTTTGAAAGTTGCGTTTAAGCGGGTCGGTAATATTATTAAAGAAGGTTTTGACCAACCCGTTGATCCGCAATTATTAACCGACGAACGGGAACAGGAGCTGTTCAGCGAGCTGCAGAAAACTGAAGCAAGGGTGCAGGAACTGGTTGCTGACCGGGATTACCTGCAGGCCCTGGAGGTTGTTGCCGGGCTGCGGCCGCCGGTCGATGCCTTTTTCGACGGAGTCATGGTTATGGTCAAAGATGAGGCGGTGAAAAACAATCGGCTGGCTCTGCTAACCAAAATCGCCGGACTGTTCAAGGGGGTTGCTGACTTCAGTAGGCTCGCCTGA
- the glyQ gene encoding glycine--tRNA ligase subunit alpha: MTFQDLILSLQNYWAQQGCIIQQPYDIEKGAGTFNPATFLRALGPEPWKAAYVEPSRRPTDGRYGENPNRLQHYYQFQVILKPSPLNIQDLYLDSLKSFGIDPKAHDIRFVEDDWESPTLGAWGLGWEVWLDGMEITQFTYFQQCGGIDLKPIPGEITYGIERIAMYLQGVDNVYDLEWVKGIKYGDVHHQTEVEFSHYNFEEADTSMLFQLFDMYEKESIRLAEGGLVFPAYDFVLKCSHAFNLLDARSAISVTERASYIGRVRNMSKLCATAYVAQREKLGYPLLKSK, encoded by the coding sequence GTGACTTTTCAGGATTTGATTCTATCATTGCAAAATTACTGGGCACAGCAGGGTTGCATCATTCAACAGCCCTATGACATCGAGAAAGGCGCTGGAACTTTTAACCCGGCGACCTTTTTACGGGCTCTAGGCCCCGAGCCATGGAAAGCTGCTTATGTCGAACCTTCCAGGCGCCCGACTGATGGCCGTTACGGTGAAAATCCTAATCGACTGCAGCATTATTATCAGTTCCAGGTGATTTTGAAGCCGTCTCCTTTGAATATTCAGGATCTCTATCTCGATTCTCTAAAAAGCTTCGGGATTGATCCCAAAGCCCATGATATCCGCTTTGTCGAGGATGACTGGGAGTCTCCTACCTTGGGCGCCTGGGGGCTCGGCTGGGAAGTCTGGCTGGATGGTATGGAAATCACTCAGTTTACCTATTTTCAACAATGTGGCGGAATCGACTTGAAACCGATCCCCGGGGAAATCACCTACGGGATCGAGCGGATTGCGATGTACCTGCAAGGGGTTGACAATGTCTATGACCTCGAGTGGGTCAAAGGAATCAAATACGGCGATGTCCACCATCAGACCGAGGTTGAATTCTCCCATTACAATTTTGAGGAAGCTGATACCAGCATGCTCTTTCAGCTCTTTGATATGTATGAGAAAGAGAGTATCCGGCTGGCTGAGGGAGGGCTGGTTTTTCCGGCCTATGATTTTGTCCTGAAATGTTCCCACGCTTTCAATCTGCTGGACGCCAGAAGCGCCATTTCGGTGACCGAACGGGCAAGCTATATCGGCCGGGTCAGAAATATGTCCAAGCTTTGCGCAACCGCTTATGTCGCCCAGCGTGAAAAACTTGGCTACCCTTTGTTGAAATCCAAATAA
- the recO gene encoding DNA repair protein RecO — translation MGKLSQRCEGIVLRHSDYGEADRILSLLTREHGLKKGFARSARNSRKRFGSALEPFTQAIFHWREGRGTLWSLQEAEPINLRFGLRKDFALLALASYGVELVELLLEEGEPQPQIYAILNSFLDYLDSGGEPRVARLLLELRLVYLLGYMPHLLHCSECLVIFKQDDSIRFDIGRGGSLCQACAHGSGTAIAVGTVGSLARSLRVSPEQFGGFAFSSKTLQEALLIFAAILQSILPRMPKSLKFLN, via the coding sequence ATGGGAAAATTGAGCCAACGCTGTGAAGGAATTGTGCTGAGGCACTCTGATTATGGCGAGGCAGACCGGATTCTTAGCTTATTGACTCGGGAGCATGGCCTTAAAAAAGGTTTTGCCCGTTCTGCCCGAAACAGTCGCAAACGCTTCGGTTCAGCCCTGGAACCTTTTACTCAAGCCATTTTTCACTGGCGGGAGGGGCGCGGTACCCTGTGGTCTTTACAGGAGGCTGAACCCATCAACTTGCGCTTCGGGCTGCGCAAGGATTTTGCTCTGCTTGCTTTGGCCAGCTATGGTGTCGAACTGGTTGAATTGCTGTTGGAGGAGGGTGAACCTCAGCCGCAGATATATGCGATTCTGAACAGCTTTCTGGATTATCTGGATTCCGGTGGCGAACCTAGGGTCGCCAGGCTGTTGTTGGAGCTGCGGCTGGTCTACCTGCTTGGTTACATGCCGCACCTGTTGCACTGCAGTGAATGCCTGGTTATTTTTAAGCAGGATGATTCGATCCGTTTTGACATTGGTCGCGGCGGCAGCCTTTGTCAGGCTTGTGCCCATGGTTCCGGGACCGCAATTGCTGTCGGGACAGTGGGCTCGCTGGCGCGTTCGCTGAGGGTTTCCCCGGAACAGTTTGGCGGATTCGCCTTCAGTTCTAAAACCTTGCAGGAGGCGTTGCTGATCTTTGCCGCGATCCTGCAGTCAATTCTGCCGAGAATGCCGAAGTCACTGAAATTTCTCAATTGA
- the mgtE gene encoding magnesium transporter, with translation MHEQKIQVLHGTVSKLLRRGAVTNLKRALGKIHPADIAHLFRYFELSDQKTLLELMPDVERAADVLSELEPETWPQLANLLNKDYLMAVLHEMADDDSAVFIRSLSDELAEEILSDLHDEQSEDVEKLLGYDEDTAGGIMSTDVFSLDQDTTVKEAIAALQNSEDYEMVFYVYVTDEHNHLVGVLSLRQLLTVPPLTRLADIMSTNVMRVRTDMDQEEVAELVAKYNILAIPVVDDHGKLIGLITVDDVIDVMRDEATEDILRMAGTSEEELLLGYKSLQIARLRLPWLLATLVGGVITGSLMWLFRATLEQVIMLISFIPVITGMGGNVGGQTSSIIVRGFATGRIDFTMIRQVFLKELRVGLIMGVVCGLAIATVATIWHQNIFLGLVVGLAMITAITVAACMAVIVTTFFRRIGIDPAIASSPFVQTVNDITGILIYFSTATLFLQYLV, from the coding sequence ATGCACGAACAAAAAATTCAAGTTCTGCACGGAACCGTCAGCAAACTGCTGCGTCGGGGAGCAGTGACCAACCTGAAAAGAGCTCTCGGAAAAATCCATCCTGCCGACATTGCCCATCTGTTTCGCTATTTCGAACTTAGTGATCAAAAAACTCTTCTGGAGTTGATGCCCGATGTCGAACGGGCGGCTGATGTTCTCTCCGAGCTGGAACCGGAAACTTGGCCGCAACTGGCCAACCTGTTAAACAAGGATTACCTCATGGCGGTTCTCCATGAGATGGCCGATGATGACAGCGCGGTTTTCATCCGGAGCCTCTCCGATGAACTGGCGGAGGAGATCTTATCCGATCTGCATGACGAGCAGTCTGAGGATGTTGAAAAACTGCTCGGCTATGATGAAGACACTGCCGGTGGAATCATGTCCACTGATGTGTTTTCTCTTGATCAGGACACCACTGTTAAAGAGGCTATCGCCGCACTGCAGAACTCTGAAGACTATGAAATGGTCTTTTATGTGTATGTGACCGATGAGCACAACCACCTGGTCGGCGTTCTGTCCCTCAGACAGTTGCTAACAGTGCCGCCGCTAACCAGGCTGGCGGATATCATGTCGACCAACGTGATGCGAGTGCGCACGGATATGGACCAGGAGGAAGTTGCCGAGCTGGTGGCAAAGTACAATATCCTGGCCATTCCAGTCGTTGACGATCATGGTAAGTTGATCGGTTTGATTACTGTTGACGACGTTATCGATGTCATGCGGGACGAGGCGACGGAAGATATTTTGCGCATGGCGGGGACCAGTGAAGAAGAGCTGTTACTCGGCTACAAGTCTCTCCAGATCGCCCGCCTGAGACTACCCTGGTTGTTGGCCACCCTGGTTGGTGGGGTGATTACCGGCAGCCTGATGTGGTTATTTCGGGCCACTCTCGAACAGGTCATCATGCTGATCTCATTTATTCCGGTCATTACCGGAATGGGGGGGAATGTCGGAGGCCAGACTTCGTCGATCATCGTTCGTGGCTTCGCGACCGGGCGGATTGATTTCACCATGATCAGGCAGGTTTTTCTGAAAGAATTGCGGGTCGGTCTGATCATGGGAGTGGTCTGTGGTTTGGCGATTGCCACGGTCGCGACGATCTGGCATCAGAATATTTTTCTGGGGCTGGTGGTTGGCTTGGCCATGATCACCGCGATTACCGTGGCCGCCTGTATGGCGGTTATTGTCACCACATTTTTCAGGCGCATCGGGATCGACCCGGCCATCGCCTCAAGCCCCTTTGTGCAGACCGTCAATGATATTACCGGAATCTTGATTTATTTCAGTACGGCCACCCTTTTTCTTCAATATCTGGTTTAA
- the rplQ gene encoding 50S ribosomal protein L17, whose protein sequence is MRHNKSGRRLGRKPDHRQHMMRNMVTSFFQNEKITTTVTRAKELRKLVDRMITLGKRGDLHARRQALQVIRDQKTVAKLFEMIAPRYATRPGGYSRIIRLDNRQGDNAEMAIIELVEEEFTPKQKKVEPAVKQAASATESSPAAEETAKESTEKTA, encoded by the coding sequence ATGCGCCATAATAAATCCGGCAGACGCCTTGGCCGTAAGCCTGACCACCGTCAGCATATGATGCGAAACATGGTGACTTCATTTTTTCAGAATGAAAAAATCACGACAACGGTCACACGTGCCAAAGAACTCCGTAAGCTGGTTGATCGAATGATTACTCTGGGGAAACGGGGTGATCTTCATGCCCGTCGGCAAGCTCTTCAGGTTATTCGCGACCAGAAAACCGTAGCTAAGTTGTTTGAGATGATAGCTCCACGCTATGCAACCCGTCCGGGTGGCTATTCGCGGATCATTCGTCTGGATAACCGCCAGGGAGATAACGCCGAGATGGCGATTATCGAGCTGGTCGAAGAAGAATTTACGCCGAAACAGAAAAAAGTTGAACCTGCAGTTAAGCAGGCGGCCTCAGCAACTGAATCCTCCCCTGCAGCGGAAGAGACAGCTAAAGAGAGCACTGAAAAAACTGCTTGA
- a CDS encoding DNA-directed RNA polymerase subunit alpha, translating into MYKNWRDLIKPKRLEATELTDSYGKFVAEPFERGFGTTLGNSLRRVLLSSLQGAAITSVRIKNVQHEFSSVVGVTEDVTDIILNLKGVKVNLHGNDSRNVRIVKKGAGVIKAADIITDSNVEILNGDHHIATCGDETDLEIDMTVAMGKGYVAAEKNRDENAPVGTIPIDAIFSPISKVNYTVSNARVGQITDYDKLSIEVHTDGSVKPEDAVAYAAKILKEQLQIFINFDEADEPVLEEEESDKQKINENLYRSVEELELSVRSANCLKNAQINLIGELVQKSEAEMLKTQNFGRKSLNEIKDILSEMGLSLGMKLENFPDPEYLKLIQKGQDEE; encoded by the coding sequence ATGTACAAAAATTGGAGGGATCTGATCAAGCCCAAGCGGTTGGAAGCAACTGAATTGACAGATTCTTATGGAAAATTCGTTGCCGAACCTTTCGAACGAGGGTTCGGCACGACTCTTGGTAACTCGTTGCGGAGAGTATTGCTGTCTTCACTGCAAGGTGCGGCAATTACTTCGGTGAGAATCAAGAACGTTCAACACGAATTTTCCAGTGTCGTTGGCGTGACCGAAGACGTGACGGATATTATTCTGAACCTGAAAGGGGTCAAGGTAAATCTGCACGGTAACGATTCACGCAACGTCAGAATTGTTAAAAAAGGTGCAGGCGTCATTAAGGCAGCCGATATTATCACCGACAGTAATGTCGAGATTCTCAATGGCGATCATCATATCGCAACCTGCGGGGATGAAACGGATCTCGAAATCGATATGACCGTTGCCATGGGCAAGGGATATGTTGCTGCGGAAAAGAATCGCGATGAAAATGCTCCGGTTGGAACCATTCCGATCGATGCTATTTTCTCTCCGATTTCCAAGGTGAATTACACGGTTTCCAATGCCCGGGTCGGGCAAATCACCGACTATGACAAGCTGTCCATCGAAGTGCATACGGATGGCAGCGTCAAACCCGAGGATGCGGTTGCTTATGCGGCCAAAATCCTGAAAGAACAGCTGCAGATTTTTATTAATTTCGACGAAGCTGATGAGCCCGTTCTTGAAGAAGAAGAAAGCGATAAGCAGAAAATTAATGAAAATCTTTATCGCTCGGTGGAAGAGTTGGAACTGTCAGTACGCAGTGCCAATTGCCTGAAAAACGCCCAGATCAACCTGATTGGTGAGCTTGTTCAGAAATCAGAAGCTGAGATGCTTAAAACTCAGAATTTTGGCCGGAAGTCTTTGAATGAAATTAAAGACATTCTTTCCGAAATGGGTTTGAGCCTGGGGATGAAATTGGAAAACTTTCCTGATCCCGAATACCTAAAATTGATTCAAAAAGGCCAGGACGAAGAGTAG
- the rpsD gene encoding 30S ribosomal protein S4 codes for MSRYSGPVCRQCRRENAKLFLKGDRCFTDKCAIERRNYAPGQHGQRRSKVSDYGTQLREKQKVKRTYGLQEKQFRLYFAKADRMRGVTGENLLLLLERRLDSIIYRLGFAASRAQARTLVRHGHFQVNGQKVNIPSFLVRPDDIVSLREKSREVTCINESLDSVMRRGVPSWVELDRDAFKGKLKTLPVRSELTTPEFQEQLIVELYSK; via the coding sequence TTGTCTAGGTATTCTGGTCCCGTATGCCGTCAGTGCAGAAGAGAAAACGCCAAACTGTTCCTGAAAGGGGATAGGTGTTTTACTGATAAATGTGCGATCGAACGCAGGAATTACGCGCCCGGCCAACACGGCCAGCGGCGTTCAAAAGTATCCGACTACGGTACTCAGCTGCGTGAAAAACAAAAAGTCAAACGGACTTACGGACTGCAGGAAAAACAGTTCCGGTTGTATTTCGCCAAGGCTGACCGTATGAGAGGGGTGACCGGTGAGAACCTGTTGCTGCTTCTTGAGCGTCGTCTTGACAGCATCATCTATCGGCTTGGTTTTGCTGCGTCACGTGCTCAGGCACGGACTCTGGTGCGGCATGGTCATTTCCAGGTGAACGGTCAAAAAGTTAACATTCCGTCCTTTCTCGTGCGGCCTGATGATATCGTCAGCCTGCGTGAAAAAAGCCGTGAAGTGACCTGCATTAATGAGTCTCTCGACAGTGTTATGCGCCGGGGTGTGCCTTCCTGGGTTGAGCTTGATCGCGATGCCTTCAAAGGTAAGCTCAAAACTCTGCCGGTGCGTAGTGAGTTGACAACTCCTGAGTTCCAGGAACAACTTATTGTCGAGCTCTACTCCAAGTAA
- the rpsK gene encoding 30S ribosomal protein S11, with product MAKSGKKVVRKKVEKKNIAKGVVHIQSTFNNTIVTICDPMGNVVAWSTSGAKGFKGSRKSTPFAAQMAAEEAATKAMEHGMRSVEAYVKGPGSGRESALRALSLAGLTVTMIKDVTPIPHNGCRPPKRRRV from the coding sequence ATGGCTAAATCGGGTAAAAAAGTCGTACGCAAGAAGGTTGAAAAGAAAAACATTGCCAAAGGTGTTGTGCATATTCAATCGACCTTTAACAATACAATCGTGACTATCTGCGATCCTATGGGCAATGTCGTAGCCTGGTCCACTTCCGGAGCTAAAGGGTTCAAGGGGTCGCGGAAAAGCACACCGTTTGCCGCCCAGATGGCCGCCGAAGAGGCAGCAACCAAGGCTATGGAACATGGTATGCGTTCTGTTGAGGCATATGTCAAAGGACCGGGTAGCGGTCGTGAATCAGCTCTGCGGGCACTTTCTTTAGCTGGTTTGACAGTGACTATGATCAAGGATGTCACTCCCATTCCACATAACGGTTGTCGTCCGCCCAAGCGCCGTCGCGTTTAA
- the rpsM gene encoding 30S ribosomal protein S13, with protein sequence MARIAGVDLPRNKRIEVAMTYIYGIGRTTSKEILSQAGVDLDARTDDLTEAELAKIREIIDKDCHVEGDLRREISMNVKRLMDLGCYRGLRHRRGLPVRGQNTKNNSRTRKGPKKTVAGKKK encoded by the coding sequence TTGGCACGTATTGCTGGAGTCGATTTGCCGCGCAACAAGCGTATTGAAGTAGCCATGACGTATATCTACGGGATTGGCCGCACTACGTCTAAAGAAATTCTTTCTCAGGCTGGGGTTGATTTAGATGCCCGTACTGATGATTTGACTGAGGCGGAGCTGGCGAAGATTCGTGAGATTATAGACAAAGATTGTCATGTCGAAGGGGACCTGCGTCGTGAAATCTCGATGAACGTCAAGAGGCTGATGGATCTTGGTTGTTACCGCGGTCTGCGTCACCGTCGTGGGCTGCCTGTTCGCGGGCAGAATACCAAAAACAATTCACGGACTCGCAAGGGACCTAAGAAGACCGTTGCCGGTAAGAAAAAATAA
- the rpmJ gene encoding 50S ribosomal protein L36, translating into MKVRASVKKICDKCKVIKRKGVIRIICENPKHKQRQG; encoded by the coding sequence ATGAAGGTTAGAGCTTCGGTAAAGAAGATCTGTGATAAGTGTAAGGTTATAAAACGTAAAGGCGTTATCCGGATCATCTGCGAGAATCCCAAACACAAGCAAAGACAGGGATAA
- the map gene encoding type I methionyl aminopeptidase, which produces MIVVKSRTEIAKMRKAGKMVAEILELMRDMIKPGISSLELDQLAEKKCKEWKARPAFKGYGGFPFTVCASPNDRVVHGFPNSQPLEEGDIISIDFGLVVDGFYGDSAMTVPVGKIDSRTERLLATTKDSLFCGIEAAQVGGYLSDISHAVQERVESDGFSVVREFVGHGIGRDLHEDPQIPNYGAPRRGPKLKAGMTFAIEPMVNVGLPGVRVLEDGWTAVTVDGQFSAHFEHTIAITDNGPEILTQV; this is translated from the coding sequence TTGATAGTCGTTAAGTCACGCACTGAAATTGCCAAAATGCGCAAAGCCGGGAAGATGGTTGCTGAAATTCTTGAGCTGATGCGTGACATGATCAAGCCTGGGATCAGCTCTCTTGAACTTGATCAACTGGCTGAGAAAAAATGCAAGGAATGGAAGGCACGACCTGCATTCAAGGGGTACGGCGGCTTTCCTTTTACTGTTTGTGCGTCACCTAATGACCGTGTTGTCCATGGCTTCCCCAATAGTCAACCCCTTGAAGAAGGCGATATTATCAGTATCGATTTCGGGTTGGTGGTAGACGGTTTTTATGGTGATTCAGCAATGACGGTTCCGGTTGGGAAGATCGACTCGCGGACCGAGCGATTGCTCGCAACTACAAAAGATTCTTTGTTTTGTGGTATCGAGGCAGCTCAGGTCGGCGGTTATTTGTCCGATATTTCCCACGCTGTGCAGGAACGGGTCGAAAGTGACGGCTTCAGCGTAGTTCGTGAATTTGTCGGTCATGGCATCGGGCGTGATTTGCACGAGGATCCACAAATTCCAAACTATGGTGCTCCGCGACGAGGGCCTAAGTTGAAAGCGGGGATGACCTTTGCCATTGAACCGATGGTGAATGTAGGTTTACCAGGCGTTAGGGTTCTGGAAGACGGGTGGACAGCGGTAACCGTTGATGGTCAGTTCTCCGCCCATTTTGAACATACTATTGCAATTACAGACAACGGGCCTGAAATTTTAACTCAAGTTTGA
- a CDS encoding adenylate kinase produces the protein MNMILLGPPGAGKGTQAFFLVESYAIPQISTGDMLRAAVQAASPMGVKAKACMDAGELVSDDVVIGIVRERLQQADCDNGFILDGFPRTLPQADALQDVLKDLGKELEAVVSLRVDTDALVERLAGRRSCPQCGKGFHLKFDPPREDGTCSACGGELVQRDDDKEETIRKRMEVYHRQTAPLEDYYSQRGVLIAVDGMAEIQAVRAEIKAALQAG, from the coding sequence ATGAATATGATATTGCTCGGCCCTCCGGGTGCCGGAAAAGGAACTCAGGCCTTTTTTTTGGTGGAAAGCTATGCGATCCCGCAGATCTCTACCGGGGATATGCTACGCGCTGCTGTTCAGGCTGCGTCGCCCATGGGCGTCAAAGCCAAGGCCTGTATGGATGCTGGTGAATTGGTGTCCGACGATGTTGTGATCGGAATCGTTCGTGAGCGTCTGCAGCAGGCTGACTGTGATAACGGTTTTATTCTTGATGGTTTTCCCAGGACTTTGCCGCAGGCCGATGCATTACAGGATGTGCTGAAGGACCTTGGTAAAGAGCTTGAAGCTGTGGTTTCGTTGCGGGTCGATACTGACGCCCTGGTTGAGCGTTTGGCCGGGCGGCGCAGTTGTCCGCAGTGTGGAAAAGGGTTTCATCTGAAATTCGATCCGCCAAGGGAAGACGGAACCTGTAGTGCTTGCGGTGGCGAGCTGGTGCAGCGGGATGACGATAAGGAAGAGACCATTCGTAAACGAATGGAGGTTTATCATCGTCAGACTGCTCCGCTGGAAGATTATTATTCCCAACGCGGAGTGCTGATCGCTGTTGACGGGATGGCTGAGATTCAAGCTGTTCGCGCCGAGATAAAAGCAGCATTACAGGCAGGTTGA